GATGCAAGTGCTCCACAAAAAAGAGGAGTTTGTACTTCAGTAAAAACAGTTACTCCTAAGAAGCCTAACTCAGCTTTAAGAAAAGTTGCCAGAGTTAGATTAACAAACGGGATAGAAGTTTCTGCTTATATACCAGGAGAAGGACACAACTTACAAGAGCACAGTGTTGTTCTTATAAGAGGAGGAAGAGTTAAAGACCTTCCAGGGGTTAGATACCACATATTAAGGGGTACTTTAGATACTGCAGGTGTTGATAAGAGAATGCAAGCT
The Romboutsia ilealis genome window above contains:
- the rpsL gene encoding 30S ribosomal protein S12 translates to MPTINQLVRKNRQAIEKKSTAPALQKGFNSLHKKATDASAPQKRGVCTSVKTVTPKKPNSALRKVARVRLTNGIEVSAYIPGEGHNLQEHSVVLIRGGRVKDLPGVRYHILRGTLDTAGVDKRMQARSKYGAKRPKAAKK